The Halobaculum magnesiiphilum genome contains the following window.
GCGGTGGCCCGTCAAAGGCGTTCGGGCTCCCCGTATCCGCCGGGACCTCGGCCAATCTGAGCACCGACCACGGCGGGAATGTCTCCGCCGGGACCACCGTCCGCGTGCTCTGGACCTCGCAGAACGGCGAGACCTCGCAGGCGCTCGCGACCGGCGAGACGCCCTCGTAACGTCCCCGACAGTCTTTTCGCCAGTTATCGCCGACGAACGGAACTCGCCACAGCAATCAACCCTAATACTCGGGAACGAACGTTTATTTCACAGGCCGCCGTCGATACGACGATGCCTTTGTGGGGGGATGACGACCGGCGGGCACAGGGCGACGTGATCAGCGTCGTCCTCCTGCTGGCGATCACCATCGCGGGCGCGACGGCGGTCGTCGCGCTCGGCGGCGACGCCATCGGCGGGATCCAGCAGTCGGCCACGACGGGCGCGGCCGAACAGTCGATGACGCAGCTCGACTCGAAGGCGAGCCTCGTCGCCCACGGCGGGAGCGACACCCAGCGGGTGCGACTGGTCGGCAGTTCCGGTGCGACGCGACGCGTCGAAGCAGACGCGGGCTGGATGAACATCTCGGTGTACAACGCCAGCACGGGCGACTTCGAGTACGAGATCACGAACACGACGCTGGGCGCGGTCGTCTACCGCGACGGCGACACGTCCGTCGCGTACCAGGGCGGGGGCATCTGGCGGCGGTCCGGCAACGGCAGCGCGATGGTGTCGCCGCCGGAGTTCCACTACCGCGGCACGACGCTGACGCTCCCGCTCGTGTCCGTCGGCGGCGACGAGCGCCTCGATGGCGAGGTCGTCGTCCGGCGTTCGAGCGACCCCACCGCGGTATACCCGGACGAGGACTCCGACCGCGCGAATCCCCTCGACGAGGGGGTCGTCGTGATCACCGTCGGCAGCGAGTACTACGACGCGTGGGGCCGGTTCTTCGAACAGCGCACCAGCGGCGAGGTGTCGATCCACCACGGGAACCGAACCGCGCGGACGGAGCTGGTCGTCCCGTTCGAGACCGAGTTCGACAACGTCGTCGCCTCGACCTCCGCGGGCGGGATCTCGGCCAATCCCGGGCCGCCGCCGGAGCCGTACCGCGACGGGGTCGTGCAGCCGTCCGCAGACGACGTGATCGAGTCCCACATCGAGGAGTGCCAGACGGACCCCGACGCCTGCGTCGACGAGACCGAGAGCGACTTCGACACCGGTGACATGGACGGCGGCGAGACGTACTTCTTCGACGGCGACTACGGCGGCGACCTCTCGATCGACAC
Protein-coding sequences here:
- a CDS encoding DUF7289 family protein; amino-acid sequence: MPLWGDDDRRAQGDVISVVLLLAITIAGATAVVALGGDAIGGIQQSATTGAAEQSMTQLDSKASLVAHGGSDTQRVRLVGSSGATRRVEADAGWMNISVYNASTGDFEYEITNTTLGAVVYRDGDTSVAYQGGGIWRRSGNGSAMVSPPEFHYRGTTLTLPLVSVGGDERLDGEVVVRRSSDPTAVYPDEDSDRANPLDEGVVVITVGSEYYDAWGRFFEQRTSGEVSIHHGNRTARTELVVPFETEFDNVVASTSAGGISANPGPPPEPYRDGVVQPSADDVIESHIEECQTDPDACVDETESDFDTGDMDGGETYFFDGDYGGDLSIDTSDGNVSVVVDGDFDAGDVDVTGGNSTTWYVREDFSVSGDVNPDGPASQLRVLVHSDGDVSFNGNYLFVGFVYAPGSDVDLNGGGGPGTNFEGGLVGDTIDVNGQPNDFEYDPSVGTIDLDVSASNAPRITYLHVSVTEIEVDED